A window of the Oncorhynchus clarkii lewisi isolate Uvic-CL-2024 unplaced genomic scaffold, UVic_Ocla_1.0 unplaced_contig_11932_pilon_pilon, whole genome shotgun sequence genome harbors these coding sequences:
- the LOC139396965 gene encoding DENN domain-containing protein 1B-like isoform X1 → MGSRLKENPDRTFYWFFEASCPIANDKDPDVLFQFPEDFSDEESRQTLPRFCFPYDIERVRDVVAVQHFTFVLTDLEGCQRFGFCRLTSSSHTCLCMLSYLPWFEVFYKLLNNLADYLTKGQTNEMRELLGALYTHPLPLAVCSVTLQLGEKLLVRTEMPRPLGHAPLTPGKGQEGVPYFIAPDPRGLPSIPESRNLTELVVAVDVSNLLQLYASMLFERRILILSSKLSTLTACVHALSAVLYPMYWQHIFIPVLPPHLLDYCCAPMPFLIGVHSSLTERVRSRGLEDVVILNVDTNTIESPFEDLKKIPADVVSGLKLCLKRQAASAGVGVAKAFLRAQALLFGGYGDALKGNTNGQIMFCEEVFLDHRSPSMRQFLQSAVHLQLFKQFIDGRLELLNRGIEPDDLFEQEMLQCGTAEAGSTKAYHQLVGNLKKGGGALILNVKSKTHMYKSAKRGLRNFLSPKEHVEILSLKRGNSVSGTHTHRRKQSDCLQSRLPITQHFGKSRPRRPVNKQGCLLDDENTQENRDTWEEDWQDSAVSGPVADPELQEEEGGDSGMCDPEEMDLLGEIFDTLSARSSHDRGLLYGTRSLDLFGPDTTDYIRQRGLATPSQESLGVSIGGSGSLHSWNQEDGLQYMGEGPEQTDDSDGLGEGQALSEEASETPQGRREDGRREKEWREEGRREEGRREEGWREEEWREEEMEKGLVEAEELKERKEVGMERWNVLRQGGQDDQQMEERKRDEDITMEPEIQSECVGENGKGKEVEGEKEREKMQNDRGKDQQEEENQGQVQERGPKTPGELPRNRGPRPGAESRAGAVEDNQGEGDRLTPKTTAFPGPENGTAPKQPLGQLEREEKGEEIEVGPTPLSPSALSAVALFQSPASVQTLHGKAQTRGSPKPSKPSNTPRTWDTIQKSCPQEPNNTQVSPNDRAGPGIATPVLTTPINNQSEPGGNTTVQEDPPPVKVSELKKRFEA, encoded by the exons AGAAAACCCTGACAGGACCTTCTACTGGTTCTTTGAAGCATCTTGTCCAATCGCAAATGACAAAG ATCCTGACGTGTTGTTTCAGTTTCCTGAAGACTTCAGTGATGAG GAATCCCGCCAGACCCTACCAAGGTTCTGCTTTCCCTATGACATAGAGAG agTGAGAGATGTGGTAGCAGTGCAACACTTCACCTTTGTGTTGACTGACTTGGAGGGATGCCAACGCTTCGGCTTCTGTCGCCTCACCAGCAGCTCACACACCTGCCTCTGTATGCTtag CTACCTACCTTGGTTTGAGGTGTTTTACAAACTTCTGAACAACCTGGCTGACTATCTGACCAAGGGACAG ACCAATGAGATGCGAGAACTGCTGGGCGCCCTCTACACACATCCCCTGCCATTGGCTGTCTGCTCTGTCACTCTGCAGCTG GGAGAGAAGCTATTGGTCAGGACAGAGATGCCCCGCCCTCTTGGACATGCCCCCCTCACCCCGGGGAAGGGGCAGGAAGGG GTCCCGTACTTCATCGCTCCAGACCCCAGAGGACTCCCTTCCATCCCTGAGAGT aGGAACCTGACAGAGTTGGTGGTAGCGGTAGATGTGTCTAACCTCCTCCAGCTCTATGCCAGCATGTTGTTTGAGAGACGCATCCTCATCCTCTCCAGCAAACTCAGCACA TTGACAGCGTGTGTTCATGCCCTCAGTGCTGTGCTCTACCCCATGTACTGGCAACACATCTTCATACCTGTCCTGCCCCCACACCTACTGGACTACtgctg tgctCCGATGCCCTTCCTCATAGGAGTCCACTCCAGTCTGACAGAG AGAGTGAGAAGCCGGGGGTTAGAGGACGTGGTGATTCTGAATGTAGACACCAACACTATAGAGTCTCCCTTCGAAGACCTGAAGAAGATACCAGCAgatgtg gtatCAGGTCTGAAGTTGTGTCTGAAACGTCAGGCAGCGTCAGCAGGTGTGGGCGTGGCTAAGGCCTTCCTCAGGGCTCAGGCTCTGCTGTTTGGAGGATATGGAGACGCTCTGAAGGGAAACACG aaTGGTCAGATCATGTTCTGTGAGGAGGTTTTCCTGGACCACAGGTCTCCCAGTATGAGACAGTTCCTACAGAGTGCTGTCCATCTGCAGCTCTTCAAAcag TTTATTGATGGACGTCTGGAGCTGCTGAACAGAGGGATAGAGCCAGACGACCTGTTTGAACAAGAGATGCTACAGTGTGGAACAGCagaagcag gaagCACCAAAGCCTATCATCAACTGGTGGGCAACCTGAAG AAAGGGGGAGGAGCTCTCATCCTAAACGTCAAGTCTAAGACTCACATGTACAAGtcg GCCAAACGTGGCTTGAGGAACTTTCTATCACCCAAg GAGCACGTTGAGATTCTCTCCCTTAAGAGAGGCAACTCCGTgtccggaacacacacacaccgccgcAAACAATCAGATTGCCTTCAGAGCCGTTTACCAATCACACAACACTTTGGGAAG TCTCGTCCCCGTCGTCCAGTTAACAAACAAGGCTGTCTCCTTGACGACGAGAACACACAAGAGAACAGAGACACCTGGGAGGAAGACTGGcaggacag TGCTGTCTCAGGCCCCGTGGCAGACCCAGAgctccaggaggaggaggggggagactcAGGTATGTGTGACCCAGAGGAGATGGACCTCCTGGGGGAGATCTTTGACACGCTGAGTGCCCGGAGCTCCCATGACCGCGGCCTGCTCTACGGGACACGAAGTTTAGACCTGTTTGGACCTGATACTACTGACTACATCAGACAG AGGGGCCTGGCCACTCCCAGTCAGGAAAGTCTAGGCGTGTCCATCGGTGGGAGTGGCAGTCTGCACAGCTGGAACCAGGAGGACGGGCTACAATACATGGGGGAGGGGCCAGAACAGACCGATGATTCTGATGGGCTAGGAGAGGGAcaggcgttgtcagaggaagcATCAGAAACACCTCAAGGGAGAAGAGAGgacgggaggagagagaaggagtggagagaggagggaaggagagaggagggaaggagagaggagggatggagagaggaagagtggagagaggaggagatggaaaagGGGTTGGTGGAGGCAGAGGAGcttaaagagaggaaagaggtggggatggagagatggaatgTTCTGAGGCAAGGAGGGCAGGATGATCaacagatggaggagaggaagagggatgaaGACATCACCATGGAGCCAGAGATTCAGTCTGAATGTGTGGGTGAGAATGGGAAGGGGAAagaagtggagggagagaaagagagagagaagatgcagaATGACAGAGGTAAAGACCAACAAGAAGAGGAGAACCAGGGGCAGGTGCAGGAGAGAGGCCCCAAGACACCAGGAGAATTACCCAGGAACAGAGGCCCAAGGCCGGGTGCGGAGTCTAGGGCCGGGGCAGTGGAGGACAACCAGGGAGAAGGGGACAGACTCACCCCCAAAACCACTGCTTTTCCTGGGCCTGAGAACGGCACAGCTCCTAAACAACCCCTGGGTCAGCTAGAAAGAGAAGAAAAGGGGGAGGAAATAGAGGTGGGACCCACACCCCTTTCTCCCAGTGCTCTATCTGCTGTAGCACTGTTCCAGTCACCGGCCTCCGTGCAAACCCTCCATGGGAAGGCCCAGACCAGGGGCTCGCCTAAACCCAGTAAGCCCAGCAACACACCTCGGACCTGGGACACTATACAGAAGAGCTGCCCTCAGGAACCCAACAACACCCAGGTCTCACCGAATGACAGAGCTGGACCTGGCATAGCCACCCCTGTCCTGACTACGCCTATAAATAACCAATCAGAACCAGGGGGGAACACCACAGTGCAGGAAGACCCGCCCCCTGTCAAGGTGTCTGAGCTGAAGAAGAGATTTGAAGCTTGA
- the LOC139396965 gene encoding DENN domain-containing protein 1B-like isoform X2: MGSRLKENPDRTFYWFFEASCPIANDKDPDVLFQFPEDFSDEESRQTLPRFCFPYDIERVRDVVAVQHFTFVLTDLEGCQRFGFCRLTSSSHTCLCMLSYLPWFEVFYKLLNNLADYLTKGQTNEMRELLGALYTHPLPLAVCSVTLQLVPYFIAPDPRGLPSIPESRNLTELVVAVDVSNLLQLYASMLFERRILILSSKLSTLTACVHALSAVLYPMYWQHIFIPVLPPHLLDYCCAPMPFLIGVHSSLTERVRSRGLEDVVILNVDTNTIESPFEDLKKIPADVVSGLKLCLKRQAASAGVGVAKAFLRAQALLFGGYGDALKGNTNGQIMFCEEVFLDHRSPSMRQFLQSAVHLQLFKQFIDGRLELLNRGIEPDDLFEQEMLQCGTAEAGSTKAYHQLVGNLKKGGGALILNVKSKTHMYKSAKRGLRNFLSPKEHVEILSLKRGNSVSGTHTHRRKQSDCLQSRLPITQHFGKSRPRRPVNKQGCLLDDENTQENRDTWEEDWQDSAVSGPVADPELQEEEGGDSGMCDPEEMDLLGEIFDTLSARSSHDRGLLYGTRSLDLFGPDTTDYIRQRGLATPSQESLGVSIGGSGSLHSWNQEDGLQYMGEGPEQTDDSDGLGEGQALSEEASETPQGRREDGRREKEWREEGRREEGRREEGWREEEWREEEMEKGLVEAEELKERKEVGMERWNVLRQGGQDDQQMEERKRDEDITMEPEIQSECVGENGKGKEVEGEKEREKMQNDRGKDQQEEENQGQVQERGPKTPGELPRNRGPRPGAESRAGAVEDNQGEGDRLTPKTTAFPGPENGTAPKQPLGQLEREEKGEEIEVGPTPLSPSALSAVALFQSPASVQTLHGKAQTRGSPKPSKPSNTPRTWDTIQKSCPQEPNNTQVSPNDRAGPGIATPVLTTPINNQSEPGGNTTVQEDPPPVKVSELKKRFEA; encoded by the exons AGAAAACCCTGACAGGACCTTCTACTGGTTCTTTGAAGCATCTTGTCCAATCGCAAATGACAAAG ATCCTGACGTGTTGTTTCAGTTTCCTGAAGACTTCAGTGATGAG GAATCCCGCCAGACCCTACCAAGGTTCTGCTTTCCCTATGACATAGAGAG agTGAGAGATGTGGTAGCAGTGCAACACTTCACCTTTGTGTTGACTGACTTGGAGGGATGCCAACGCTTCGGCTTCTGTCGCCTCACCAGCAGCTCACACACCTGCCTCTGTATGCTtag CTACCTACCTTGGTTTGAGGTGTTTTACAAACTTCTGAACAACCTGGCTGACTATCTGACCAAGGGACAG ACCAATGAGATGCGAGAACTGCTGGGCGCCCTCTACACACATCCCCTGCCATTGGCTGTCTGCTCTGTCACTCTGCAGCTG GTCCCGTACTTCATCGCTCCAGACCCCAGAGGACTCCCTTCCATCCCTGAGAGT aGGAACCTGACAGAGTTGGTGGTAGCGGTAGATGTGTCTAACCTCCTCCAGCTCTATGCCAGCATGTTGTTTGAGAGACGCATCCTCATCCTCTCCAGCAAACTCAGCACA TTGACAGCGTGTGTTCATGCCCTCAGTGCTGTGCTCTACCCCATGTACTGGCAACACATCTTCATACCTGTCCTGCCCCCACACCTACTGGACTACtgctg tgctCCGATGCCCTTCCTCATAGGAGTCCACTCCAGTCTGACAGAG AGAGTGAGAAGCCGGGGGTTAGAGGACGTGGTGATTCTGAATGTAGACACCAACACTATAGAGTCTCCCTTCGAAGACCTGAAGAAGATACCAGCAgatgtg gtatCAGGTCTGAAGTTGTGTCTGAAACGTCAGGCAGCGTCAGCAGGTGTGGGCGTGGCTAAGGCCTTCCTCAGGGCTCAGGCTCTGCTGTTTGGAGGATATGGAGACGCTCTGAAGGGAAACACG aaTGGTCAGATCATGTTCTGTGAGGAGGTTTTCCTGGACCACAGGTCTCCCAGTATGAGACAGTTCCTACAGAGTGCTGTCCATCTGCAGCTCTTCAAAcag TTTATTGATGGACGTCTGGAGCTGCTGAACAGAGGGATAGAGCCAGACGACCTGTTTGAACAAGAGATGCTACAGTGTGGAACAGCagaagcag gaagCACCAAAGCCTATCATCAACTGGTGGGCAACCTGAAG AAAGGGGGAGGAGCTCTCATCCTAAACGTCAAGTCTAAGACTCACATGTACAAGtcg GCCAAACGTGGCTTGAGGAACTTTCTATCACCCAAg GAGCACGTTGAGATTCTCTCCCTTAAGAGAGGCAACTCCGTgtccggaacacacacacaccgccgcAAACAATCAGATTGCCTTCAGAGCCGTTTACCAATCACACAACACTTTGGGAAG TCTCGTCCCCGTCGTCCAGTTAACAAACAAGGCTGTCTCCTTGACGACGAGAACACACAAGAGAACAGAGACACCTGGGAGGAAGACTGGcaggacag TGCTGTCTCAGGCCCCGTGGCAGACCCAGAgctccaggaggaggaggggggagactcAGGTATGTGTGACCCAGAGGAGATGGACCTCCTGGGGGAGATCTTTGACACGCTGAGTGCCCGGAGCTCCCATGACCGCGGCCTGCTCTACGGGACACGAAGTTTAGACCTGTTTGGACCTGATACTACTGACTACATCAGACAG AGGGGCCTGGCCACTCCCAGTCAGGAAAGTCTAGGCGTGTCCATCGGTGGGAGTGGCAGTCTGCACAGCTGGAACCAGGAGGACGGGCTACAATACATGGGGGAGGGGCCAGAACAGACCGATGATTCTGATGGGCTAGGAGAGGGAcaggcgttgtcagaggaagcATCAGAAACACCTCAAGGGAGAAGAGAGgacgggaggagagagaaggagtggagagaggagggaaggagagaggagggaaggagagaggagggatggagagaggaagagtggagagaggaggagatggaaaagGGGTTGGTGGAGGCAGAGGAGcttaaagagaggaaagaggtggggatggagagatggaatgTTCTGAGGCAAGGAGGGCAGGATGATCaacagatggaggagaggaagagggatgaaGACATCACCATGGAGCCAGAGATTCAGTCTGAATGTGTGGGTGAGAATGGGAAGGGGAAagaagtggagggagagaaagagagagagaagatgcagaATGACAGAGGTAAAGACCAACAAGAAGAGGAGAACCAGGGGCAGGTGCAGGAGAGAGGCCCCAAGACACCAGGAGAATTACCCAGGAACAGAGGCCCAAGGCCGGGTGCGGAGTCTAGGGCCGGGGCAGTGGAGGACAACCAGGGAGAAGGGGACAGACTCACCCCCAAAACCACTGCTTTTCCTGGGCCTGAGAACGGCACAGCTCCTAAACAACCCCTGGGTCAGCTAGAAAGAGAAGAAAAGGGGGAGGAAATAGAGGTGGGACCCACACCCCTTTCTCCCAGTGCTCTATCTGCTGTAGCACTGTTCCAGTCACCGGCCTCCGTGCAAACCCTCCATGGGAAGGCCCAGACCAGGGGCTCGCCTAAACCCAGTAAGCCCAGCAACACACCTCGGACCTGGGACACTATACAGAAGAGCTGCCCTCAGGAACCCAACAACACCCAGGTCTCACCGAATGACAGAGCTGGACCTGGCATAGCCACCCCTGTCCTGACTACGCCTATAAATAACCAATCAGAACCAGGGGGGAACACCACAGTGCAGGAAGACCCGCCCCCTGTCAAGGTGTCTGAGCTGAAGAAGAGATTTGAAGCTTGA